The Bacillus sp. Y1 genome has a window encoding:
- a CDS encoding NUDIX domain-containing protein produces MKEILVFGNKGENLQYKTRIGVYSIIFNKKRDQILVIRTTRGGYFLPGGGLEEKENHEECLQREMLEETGFQVFMGEYIGQAQKYHLAMGKNPTLNHAHFYIATLGEKVQEPVEIDEEPIWVHISEVENLLFHEHQVWGVKQAFVKLGI; encoded by the coding sequence ATGAAGGAAATTTTGGTCTTTGGGAACAAGGGGGAAAATCTTCAGTATAAGACGAGAATTGGTGTGTATAGCATCATCTTCAATAAAAAAAGAGACCAAATATTGGTGATTCGGACGACTCGAGGAGGGTACTTTTTACCTGGTGGAGGTTTGGAGGAAAAAGAAAATCACGAGGAGTGCTTACAAAGGGAAATGCTCGAAGAAACGGGGTTTCAGGTGTTTATGGGTGAGTATATTGGACAGGCCCAAAAATACCACCTGGCTATGGGGAAAAATCCAACCTTGAATCATGCACATTTTTACATAGCTACACTTGGTGAAAAGGTGCAAGAACCTGTTGAAATAGATGAAGAACCTATTTGGGTGCACATATCCGAAGTTGAAAACTTATTGTTTCATGAGCATCAAGTGTGGGGAGTGAAGCAGGCGTTTGTGAAATTAGGGATTTAG